A section of the Humulus lupulus chromosome 2, drHumLupu1.1, whole genome shotgun sequence genome encodes:
- the LOC133814604 gene encoding uncharacterized protein LOC133814604: MRNSNKSGRQYLLELLNGHPDRLFYTIRMGVNTFRTLCRRLVEMEVIEHDRVISVEEFVVMFLWIVTHNQRVRTVAERYQHSVETVCCQFGRVLDALCYLGNEVIRPLHFNTVQAEIQNNSKYFPWFKDCVGAIDGTHVSAVAPALKQLAYRGRKVDVTQNVMAPCSSFNMMCTYVYAGWEGTANDSRVLLDAIRKDDNFPMPPPGKYYVVDFGYSNIYGFLAPYRGERYHLRRFRGRGNHPRGAMELFNYRHSSLRNVIERCFRLLKARFPILKSMPPYLLGKKRRIPISCCTIHNWIKMHSINDRMFEQYSVDATPIEDTEGTESQSNTTIENQQEGDEAGISEAPQINFSQAYMAQMENVRDDIARQMWLSYNNNV; this comes from the exons ATGCGCAATTCAAATAAGTCTGGACGTCAATATTTACTTGAGCTGCTAAATGGACATCCTGATAGATTGTTTTACACAATTAGAATGGGCGTTAATACTTTTAGAACTTTATGTCGTCGATTAGTTGAAATGGAAGTCATAGAACATGACCGGGTAATTAGTGTTGAAGAATTTGTTGTCATGTTTCTATGGATAGTAACACACAACCAACGAGTTAGGACCGTGGCCGAAAGATATCAACATTCCGTAGAAACTGTTTGTTGTCAGTTTGGCAGAGTGCTAGATGCATTGTGTTATTTAGGAAATGAAGTAATAAGGCCTCTTCACTTTAACACTGTGCAAgcagaaattcaaaataattcaAAGTATTTCCCATGGTTTAAG GATTGTGTTGGAGCAATTGATGGTACTCATGTAAGTGCAGTTGCACCAGCTCTAAAACAACTTGCATATAGAGGAAGAAAAGTAGATGTAACACAAAATGTAATGGCTCCATGCTCCTCCTTTAATATGATGTGTACTTATGTTTACGCTGGATGGGAAGGAACAGCCAATGACTCTCGAGTGCTTCTTGATGCAATTAGAAAAGATGATAACTTTCCTATGCCACCACCAG GTAAATACTATGTTGTTGATTTTGGCTATTCAAATATATATGGGTTTCTAGCACCATATCGTGGTGAACGTTATCACTTGCGTCGCTTTAGAGGAAGAGGGAACCATCCTAGAGGTGCGATGGAGTTATTCAATTATAGGCACTCATCATTGCGTAATGTGATTGAACGTTGTTTTAGACTTCTAAAAGCCAGGTTTCCAATTTTGAAGTCAATGCCTCCATACTTGCTTGGAAAGAAACGTCGAATACCAATATCATGTTGCACTATCCACAACTGGATCAAAATGCATTCTATTAATGATAGAATGTTTGAACAATATTCAGTTGATGCCACACCTATTGAAGATACTGAAGGAACTGAAAGCCAATCTAATACAACAATAGAAAACCAACAAGAAGGAGATGAAGCAGGAATTTCTGAGGCACCACAGATTAATTTCAGTCAAGCTTATATGGCCCAAATGGAAAATGTTAGAGATGACATTGCTAGACAAATGTGGCTTAGTTATAACAACAATGTTTAG